A region of Aquarana catesbeiana isolate 2022-GZ linkage group LG08, ASM4218655v1, whole genome shotgun sequence DNA encodes the following proteins:
- the LOC141104793 gene encoding uncharacterized protein, with amino-acid sequence MSYSMRMEKDWSHMTERIWNLTLEIIYLLTGESFPSVKSGDHLTITVPSPHSLKLKRNNDKKILEVTKKIIDLLTGEVPIRCQDVTVYFSMEEWEYLEGHKDLYKDVMMENQPPLTLPDGSSNGNPPARCLHPLYSWDSTQEDHTIPHHHQGEEVKEIKAEIKEEERLVSGDQQSMEEGKMIRKSKQEESSLHMDTSRRYVWNTSEGRLILSRDYNGIAQYSPERNPVTQEMDHKPYHLERSMDPPNPEESSDKSLTVTPDINLRSQNTERSTDPSNPKESPSSHEGVHTGKRSLSRSVGGNSFPENKNLLKQRIDTEENLYPCSECGKSFSDKIGLFRHQIIHTDERPYSCSECGKCFHRKGQLISHQRSHTGERPYSCLVCGKCFTNKRVLHIHQRIHTGENPFSCSECGKSFNQKGHFLSHQSIHTGVRPYSCSQCGKCFFRKGELNKHQRIHTGERSYSCSECGKCFIERGSLQRHQRIHTGDRPHACLECGKCFIQKGQLDKHQKIHTGERPYPCSECGKCFINNWDLLHHQRIHTGKRDFSCSKCEKCFFSQKDLFKHQKIHTGVRPYSCSECGKCFTTNQQLCRHQRIHTGEQPYSCSVCGKCFSDKGNLDRHQRIHTGEQPYSCSVCGKCFNLKGNLVKHQRIHTG; translated from the exons ATGAGCTACTCAATGAGGATGGAGAAGgactggagtcacatgactgagaggatatggaacctcaccctggagatcatctacctgctgaccggagag AGTTTTCCTTCGGTGAAGTCTGGTGACCATTTAACCATCACAGTGCCTTCACCTCATTCCCTGAAACTCAAGAGAAACAATgacaagaagattctagaagtcaccaagaagataattgatctgctgacaggagag gttcctataaggtgtcaggatgtcactgtctatttctccatggaggagtgggagtatttagaaggacacaaggatctctacaaggacgtcatgatggagaatcagccgcccctcacattaccgg atggatccagtaatgggaacccaccagcgagatgtctccatcctctgtattcctgggattccacacaggaagatcacaccatccctcaccatcatcag ggtgaagaagtGAAAGAAATCAAAGCTGAGattaaagaagaagagaggttggtgagtggagatcaacagtctatggaggaggggaagaTGATTAGgaaaagtaaacaggaggaatcttctctacatatggacacaa GTAGGCGCTATGTCTGGAATACCTCTGAGGGACGTCTGATCTTATCTCGGGATTATAATGGCATCGCGCAATATTCTCCCGAACGAAATCCCGTTACTCAAGAAATGGATCACAAGCCTTACCATTTGGAAAGATCGATGGATCCccctaatcctgaggaatcttctgataaatcgcTTACTGTTACCCCAGATATAAATCTAAGATCTCAGAATACGGAGAGATCAACCGATCCATCTAATCCCAAGGAATCTCCTTCAAGCCATGAAGGGGTTCACACGGGAAAGCGTTCGCTGTCCCGTTCGGTTGGCGGGAACTCTTTCCCCGAAAACAAAAACCTTCTTAAACAGAGAATCGACACAGAGGAAAATCTTTAtccgtgttcagagtgcggaaaaagtTTCAGCGACAAAATAGGACTTTTCAGACACCAGATAATTCACACGGATGAGCGCCCTTATtcgtgttcggagtgcgggaaatgtttccaccGGAAAGGACAACTTATTTCACACCAGAggagtcacacgggtgagcgtccctattcatgcttggtgtgcgggaaatgtttcactaacAAAAGAGTGCTTcatatacaccagagaattcacaccggGGAgaatcctttttcatgttcagagtgcgggaaatcttttaacCAGAAAGGACATTTTCTTAGTCACCAGAGTATTCACACCGGTGTGCGTCCCTATTCGTGTTcacagtgtgggaaatgtttctttCGGAAAGGAGAACTTaataaacatcagagaattcacactggtgagcgctcctattcatgttcagagtgcgggaaatgtttcattgagAGGGGAAGTCTTCAgagacatcagagaattcacacaggtgaccGACCTCATGCATgcttagagtgcgggaaatgtttcattcagaaaGGACAACTTGAtaaacatcagaaaattcacacaggtgaacgtccctatccatgttcagagtgcgggaaatgtttcattaacAATTGGGATCTTCTTcatcaccagagaattcacacaggtaaGCGTGATTTCTCGTGCTCAAAGTGTGAGAAATGTTTCTTTTCGCAAAAAGACTTATTTAAACACCAGAAAATTCATACAGGTGttcgtccttattcatgttcagagtgcgggaaatgtttcactacaAATCAACAACTTtgtagacaccagagaattcacacaggcgagcAACCTTATTCATGTTCAGTGTGTGGCAAATGTTTCAGTGACAAAGGAAACCTTGATAgacatcagaggattcacacaggcGAGCAACCTTATTCATGCTcagtgtgtgggaaatgtttcaatctcaaaggaaaccttgttaaacaccagaggattcacacaggcTAA
- the LOC141104840 gene encoding uncharacterized protein, with product MEEYSEGHEDLHKDIKMEDQPIPTSPNGSSSPPERCPLSLYSQDSTQEGQTIPHHGQAEDMKDIKVEVKEEDEETLVSGDQQSMEEGDMIVKSKEEESSLYIGTNGHYVWDTSEGQLILSQSYNTENNRIKQYSRGKNSSTQNVQNRPHFVERPSKSEESSDKSHTVTADVHLRSHSTATSTDPSNSKESSSSHEGAPKAESSLSLSCPVCGKTFTGRRPLRRHKRIHKTERPYTCSVCGKGFIEKRKLIMHQRVHTGERPFSCSECGKCFIEKEKLLTHQKIHTGERPFSCAECGKCFIYKGDLLKHQRSHTGERPFSCSDCGKSFTQKGALVIHQRIHTGERPYTCSECGKSFSVKKVLLTHQRIHTGERPYSCPVCGKSFNEKSAFVIHHRSHTGERPYSCSDCGKCFIQKRDLVIHQRIHTGERPYSCSECGKGFILKNALVIHLRNHTGERPFSCTECGKGFIDKGTLVRHQKSHTGERPFSCLECGKSFIHRGDLLRHQRSHTS from the exons ATGGAGGAGTATTCAGAAGGACACGAGGATCTCCACAAGGACATCAAGATGGAGGACCAGCCGATCCCCACATCACCga atggatccagtagcccaccagagagatgtcccctttctctgtattcccaggattccacacaggaaggtcagacCATCCCTCACCATGGTCAG gctGAAGAtatgaaagacatcaaagttgaggttaaagaggaagatgaagagactttggtgagtggagatcagcagtctatggaggagggggataTGATTGTGAAAAGTAAAGAAGAGGAATCTTCTCTTTATATTGGCACAA ATGGACACTATGTTTGGGATACCTCTGAGGGACAACTTATTTTATCTCAAAGCTATAATACAGAAAATAATAGAATCAAACAATATTCTCGAGGAAAAAATTCCAGTACTCAAAATGTACAAAATAGACCTCACTTTGTGGAGAGACCTTCCAagtctgaggaatcttctgataaatcacaCACTGTTACTGCAGATGTTCACCTAAGATCTCACAGTACAGCTACATCAACAGACCCATCTAATTCCAAGGAATCCTCTTCAAGCCATGAAGGAGCTCCTAAAGCAGAGAGTTCACTGTCACTGTCATGTCCGGTGTGTGGGAAAACTTTCACTGGCAGGAGGCCACTTCGTAGACACAAGAGAATTCACAAGACTGAGCGTCCTTATACATGTTCagtgtgcgggaaaggtttcattgAGAAAAGAAAGCTCATTatgcaccagagagttcacactggtgagcgccccttttcatgttcagagtgcgggaaatgtttcattgagAAAGAAAAACTTCTTACACACCAAAAgattcacacgggggagcgtcccttttcatgtgccgagtgcgggaaatgttttatttaTAAAGGAGACCTTCTTAAACATCAGAGAAGTCACACTGGTgaacgtcctttttcatgttcggaCTGTGGGAAAAGTTTCACTCAGAAAGGGGCCCTTGtcatacaccagagaattcacacgggtgagcgtccttatacgtgttcagagtgcgggaaaagttttagtGTCAAAAAAGTACTTCTtacacaccagagaattcacacaggtgagcgtccttattcatgtccagtgtgcgggaaatcttttaatgAGAAATCAGCATTTGTTATACACCACAGGAGTCACACTGGCGAGCGACCTTATTCATGTTCTGACTGTGGAAAATGTTTCATTCAGAAAAGGGATCTGGTtatacaccagaggattcacacaggagagcgtccttactcatgttcagagtgcgggaaaggtttcatttTGAAAAATGCACTCGTTATACACCTAAGGAATcatacgggtgagcgtcctttttcttgtacagagtgcgggaaaggttttatCGACAAAGGAACCCTTGTTAGACACCAGAAAAGTCACACTGGCGAGCGGCCTTTTtcgtgtttagagtgcgggaaaagtttcattcATAGGGGAGATCTTCTCAGGCACCAGAGAAGCCACACCAGCTAA